From the Nitrobacter hamburgensis X14 genome, one window contains:
- the coaD gene encoding pantetheine-phosphate adenylyltransferase, whose product MSRVALYPGSFDPVTNGHVDVVRHAVVLCDQLIVAIGVHPGKTPLFPAGERLAMVRSVFAPVAEKAGCAFDCTTYDDLTVAAAQKAGATILIRGLRDGTDLDYEMQIAGMNETMAPGVHTVFVPASPGVRPITATLVRQIAAMGGDVSAFVPQSVASSLKTKFAG is encoded by the coding sequence ATGTCCCGCGTCGCGCTCTATCCCGGATCGTTCGACCCCGTCACCAACGGCCACGTTGATGTCGTCAGGCACGCCGTCGTCCTGTGCGACCAGCTGATCGTTGCCATCGGCGTTCATCCGGGCAAGACCCCGCTGTTCCCGGCCGGGGAGCGTCTTGCGATGGTGCGGTCGGTGTTCGCGCCGGTTGCCGAAAAGGCCGGCTGTGCCTTCGACTGCACGACCTACGACGATCTCACGGTTGCCGCCGCGCAAAAGGCCGGCGCCACGATCCTGATCCGCGGCCTGCGCGACGGCACCGATCTCGACTATGAAATGCAGATCGCCGGCATGAACGAGACCATGGCGCCCGGCGTGCATACGGTCTTCGTCCCGGCTTCGCCCGGTGTCCGCCCGATCACCGCCACACTGGTACGGCAGATCGCAGCCATGGGCGGCGATGTGTCAGCGTTCGTTCCGCAATCGGTCGCATCGAGTCTCAAGACCAAATTCGCCGGTTGA
- a CDS encoding peptidylprolyl isomerase translates to MADNDNTLILETTQGPVTIEMRPDLAPGHVARIKELVREGFYDGIVFHRVIDGFMAQTGCPQGTGTGGSGTKLKAEFNNEPHVRGTASMARAQSPDSADSQFFICFDEASFLDRQYTVWGKVTEGMENVDKIKRGEPVQNPDKIVKARMAADAA, encoded by the coding sequence ATGGCTGACAACGACAACACCTTGATCCTCGAAACCACACAGGGACCCGTGACCATCGAGATGCGTCCCGATCTCGCTCCCGGTCATGTTGCGCGGATCAAGGAGCTGGTGCGTGAAGGCTTCTACGACGGCATCGTCTTCCATCGCGTGATCGACGGCTTCATGGCGCAGACCGGATGCCCCCAAGGCACCGGGACGGGCGGCTCGGGCACGAAACTGAAGGCCGAGTTCAACAACGAACCGCACGTGCGCGGCACCGCATCCATGGCGCGGGCGCAAAGCCCGGATTCCGCCGACAGTCAGTTCTTCATCTGCTTCGACGAAGCGTCGTTCCTGGACCGGCAATATACCGTTTGGGGCAAGGTGACCGAAGGCATGGAGAACGTCGACAAGATCAAGCGCGGCGAGCCGGTGCAAAACCCCGACAAGATCGTCAAGGCGCGTATGGCTGCCGATGCGGCTTGA
- a CDS encoding BrnA antitoxin family protein has translation MAEPPRRPRTLNDARTEAEAAFKQVTKKVAEAPPKTTALPGIKQLVSLRIDQEVLEYFQEGGPGWQDRINAALRKAAGR, from the coding sequence ATGGCAGAACCACCCAGACGGCCAAGGACGCTGAACGATGCCCGCACCGAGGCGGAGGCTGCGTTCAAGCAGGTGACAAAGAAGGTCGCCGAAGCTCCACCGAAGACGACGGCGCTCCCCGGCATCAAGCAGCTTGTGTCGCTGCGGATCGACCAGGAGGTCCTGGAATATTTTCAGGAGGGCGGTCCGGGCTGGCAGGACCGCATCAATGCTGCCTTACGCAAGGCCGCGGGTCGCTAA
- the gyrA gene encoding DNA gyrase subunit A yields MSDTEDTKSGEPPAPSGIRPVSILEEMKRSYLDYAMSVIVARALPDARDGLKPVHRRILYAMYENGFEWNKPYRKSARTVGDVIGKYHPHGDQSVYDALVRMAQGFSMRVPLIDGQGNFGSVDGDMAAAMRYTESRLTKIAQSLLDDIDKDTVDFQPNYDNSEKEPSVLPAKFPNLLVNGAGGIAVGMATNIPPHNLGEVIDACVALIDDPALGIDDLINIVPGPDFPTGGIILGRQGIRSAYHLGRGSIVMRGKVAIEPARKDREAIIISEIPYQVNKATMVERIAELVRDKRIEGISDLRDESDRDGFRVVVELKRDAVPEVVLNQLYRYTPLQTNFGANMVALDAGRPQLMNLKDLLTLFIAFRERVVTRRTKFLLNKARDRAHILVGLAIAVANIDEIIRVIRESPDPATARDTLMSRDWPARDVAAMITLIDDPRHRTSPDGTARLSMEQAKAILDLRLQRLTALGREEISEELDKLAIEIADYLDILRSRARVQAIIKTELGAVKAEFATPRKTVILEQEGEVEDEDLIQREDMVVTVSHAGYVKRVPLSTYRAQKRGGKGRSGMQTREEDFVSRLFVASTHTPVLFFSSRGQVYKEKVWRLPMAAPNARGKAMINILPLEQGERITTIMPLPEDESSWANLDVMFATTSGTVRRNKLSDFVDVRRSGIIAMKLGEGEAIVDVQICTERDDVLLTAGGGQCIRFPASDVRVFSGRTSMGVRGIALAEGDRVISLSILHHFDATPAERAAYLKQSGAIRRAATGEDIEPEEATPEADEAAHTDLSLPEGRYVEMGAAEQFVLTVTTQGYGKRSSSFEFRVSGRGGKGIRASDPTKLGEIGHLVAGFPVEMSDQIMLVSDGGQLIRVPVEGIRITSRASKGVRVFTTAEGEHVVSVEHIREENENGNGG; encoded by the coding sequence TTGTCAGACACTGAAGATACGAAGTCCGGAGAGCCGCCGGCGCCTTCGGGCATTCGGCCCGTTTCCATCCTCGAAGAGATGAAGCGCAGCTATCTCGATTACGCCATGAGCGTGATCGTGGCGCGTGCGCTGCCGGATGCGCGCGACGGTCTCAAGCCGGTTCACCGGCGCATTCTCTACGCGATGTACGAGAACGGTTTCGAGTGGAACAAGCCCTATCGCAAGTCGGCGCGCACCGTCGGCGACGTTATCGGTAAGTACCATCCCCACGGCGACCAGTCGGTCTACGACGCGCTGGTGCGCATGGCGCAGGGGTTCTCCATGCGCGTGCCGCTGATCGACGGGCAGGGCAATTTCGGCTCGGTGGACGGCGATATGGCCGCGGCCATGCGTTACACCGAATCCCGCCTGACCAAGATCGCGCAATCGCTGCTCGACGATATCGACAAGGACACCGTCGATTTCCAGCCCAACTACGACAACAGCGAGAAAGAGCCGTCGGTCCTTCCGGCGAAGTTTCCGAACCTTCTGGTCAACGGCGCCGGCGGTATTGCCGTCGGCATGGCGACCAACATCCCGCCGCACAACCTCGGCGAAGTCATCGACGCCTGCGTGGCGCTGATCGACGATCCCGCGCTCGGGATCGACGACCTCATCAACATCGTGCCGGGTCCGGATTTCCCGACCGGCGGCATCATCCTCGGCCGTCAGGGCATCCGCTCGGCCTATCACCTCGGCCGCGGCTCCATCGTCATGCGCGGCAAGGTTGCGATCGAGCCGGCGCGCAAGGACCGCGAAGCGATCATCATTTCCGAAATCCCCTATCAGGTGAACAAGGCGACGATGGTCGAGCGCATCGCCGAACTGGTGCGTGACAAGAGGATCGAAGGCATCTCGGATTTGCGCGACGAATCCGACCGCGATGGTTTTCGTGTCGTCGTCGAGTTGAAGCGCGACGCGGTGCCGGAGGTCGTGCTCAACCAGCTCTACAGGTACACACCGCTGCAAACCAATTTCGGCGCCAACATGGTAGCGCTGGATGCGGGCCGTCCGCAGCTTATGAATCTGAAAGACCTTCTGACCCTGTTCATCGCGTTCCGCGAACGGGTCGTCACCCGCCGCACGAAATTCCTGCTCAACAAGGCGCGCGACCGCGCTCACATCCTGGTCGGCCTCGCCATCGCCGTCGCCAACATCGACGAGATCATCCGTGTCATCCGTGAGTCTCCCGATCCAGCCACGGCACGTGATACCCTGATGTCGCGCGACTGGCCGGCGAGGGATGTGGCGGCGATGATCACGCTGATCGACGATCCGCGTCACCGCACGTCGCCGGACGGCACCGCGCGACTGTCGATGGAGCAGGCCAAGGCCATTCTCGATCTGCGCCTGCAGCGCCTGACCGCGCTCGGCCGCGAGGAAATCTCCGAAGAGCTCGACAAGCTCGCGATCGAGATCGCCGATTATCTGGACATCCTGCGTTCGCGCGCCCGCGTGCAGGCGATCATCAAGACCGAGCTTGGTGCGGTGAAGGCCGAATTCGCCACCCCGCGCAAGACCGTCATCCTCGAGCAGGAAGGCGAGGTCGAGGACGAGGACCTGATCCAGCGCGAGGATATGGTCGTGACCGTCTCGCACGCCGGCTACGTCAAGCGGGTGCCGCTGTCGACCTATCGGGCGCAGAAGCGCGGTGGCAAGGGCCGCTCTGGCATGCAGACCCGCGAGGAGGATTTCGTCAGCCGGCTGTTCGTGGCGTCCACCCACACACCGGTATTGTTCTTCTCGTCACGCGGCCAGGTCTACAAGGAAAAGGTCTGGCGCCTGCCGATGGCGGCCCCGAATGCGCGCGGCAAGGCGATGATCAACATCCTGCCGCTCGAACAGGGCGAGCGCATCACCACCATCATGCCGCTGCCCGAGGATGAATCGTCCTGGGCCAACCTCGATGTGATGTTCGCGACCACCAGCGGCACGGTCCGGCGCAACAAGCTCTCCGATTTCGTCGACGTCCGGCGTTCCGGCATCATCGCGATGAAGCTCGGCGAGGGCGAGGCAATCGTCGACGTGCAGATCTGCACCGAGCGTGACGACGTGCTGCTGACCGCCGGCGGCGGCCAGTGCATCCGCTTCCCGGCGTCCGACGTGCGGGTGTTTTCGGGCCGGACCTCTATGGGCGTGCGGGGTATCGCACTGGCCGAGGGCGACCGGGTGATCTCGCTGTCGATCCTCCATCATTTCGATGCGACGCCGGCAGAGCGCGCTGCCTATCTGAAACAGTCCGGAGCGATCCGCCGTGCCGCCACCGGCGAGGATATCGAGCCCGAAGAGGCGACGCCGGAGGCCGACGAGGCCGCGCATACCGACCTCTCGCTGCCCGAGGGGCGCTATGTGGAGATGGGCGCCGCCGAACAGTTCGTGCTCACCGTCACGACGCAGGGCTATGGCAAGCGGTCGTCGTCGTTCGAATTCAGGGTTTCAGGACGCGGCGGCAAGGGCATCCGCGCCAGCGATCCGACCAAGCTCGGCGAGATCGGCCATCTCGTGGCGGGATTCCCGGTGGAGATGTCGGACCAGATCATGCTGGTGAGCGACGGCGGGCAATTGATCCGGGTGCCGGTGGAAGGCATCCGCATCACCAGCCGCGCCTCCAAGGGCGTTCGCGTCTTCACCACGGCGGAGGGCGAGCACGTGGTGTCCGTCGAGCACATCCGCGAGGAAAACGAGAACGGCAACGGCGGATAG
- the cysK gene encoding cysteine synthase A yields MDTQSNTDASRRAGRGRVFDSIVDTVGDTPIVRLRRLPQQHGVNATILAKLEYFNPAASVKDRIGAAMVIAMEKAGKIHADTVLIEPTSGNTGIALAFVAASRGYRLKLVMPESVSTERCKMLAFLGAEIVLTPAAEGMRGSIAMAEELVRTTPHAVMPQQFKNLANPEIHRRTTAEEIWNDTGGNIDYIVAGVGTGGTITGIGQALKPRKPALRIVAVEPEESAVLSGGRHSPHKIQGIGAGFIPDILDRSVIDEVVKVDSATALETARALARNEGIPGGISSGAAVAAALAIGKRPESAGRTILAVVPSFSERYLSTALFEGI; encoded by the coding sequence ATGGATACGCAGTCGAATACCGATGCATCGCGCCGTGCCGGCCGTGGCCGCGTGTTCGACAGTATTGTCGATACGGTCGGCGACACCCCGATCGTCCGGCTGCGCCGGTTGCCGCAGCAGCACGGCGTGAACGCGACGATCCTGGCCAAGCTGGAATATTTCAACCCGGCCGCAAGCGTGAAGGATCGCATCGGCGCTGCGATGGTCATCGCGATGGAGAAGGCCGGCAAGATCCACGCCGACACCGTTTTGATCGAACCGACGTCGGGCAATACGGGCATTGCGCTGGCCTTCGTTGCAGCCTCGCGCGGCTATCGCCTGAAACTGGTGATGCCGGAATCGGTTTCGACGGAGCGCTGCAAGATGCTGGCGTTTCTCGGCGCGGAAATCGTTCTGACGCCGGCGGCGGAAGGCATGAGAGGATCCATCGCCATGGCCGAGGAACTGGTGCGAACCACGCCGCACGCCGTGATGCCGCAGCAATTCAAGAACCTCGCCAATCCGGAGATTCACCGGCGCACCACGGCAGAGGAGATCTGGAACGATACCGGCGGAAACATCGATTATATCGTGGCGGGCGTCGGTACCGGCGGGACCATCACGGGGATCGGTCAGGCCCTGAAGCCGCGCAAGCCGGCGCTGCGCATCGTTGCGGTGGAGCCGGAAGAGAGCGCGGTCTTGTCGGGCGGCCGGCATTCGCCGCACAAGATTCAGGGAATAGGCGCGGGTTTCATCCCGGACATCCTGGATCGTTCCGTCATCGACGAAGTCGTCAAGGTCGATAGCGCCACGGCGCTCGAAACCGCCCGCGCGCTGGCGCGTAACGAAGGCATCCCGGGCGGCATTTCGTCCGGCGCCGCTGTTGCGGCGGCGCTTGCCATCGGCAAGCGGCCGGAGAGCGCGGGCCGGACAATCCTTGCCGTCGTCCCGTCGTTTTCGGAGCGCTATCTCTCGACTGCACTATTCGAGGGAATTTGA
- the queA gene encoding tRNA preQ1(34) S-adenosylmethionine ribosyltransferase-isomerase QueA, translating to MRTDLFDFELPSESIALRPASPRDSARMLVVQPGAGLHDQRVSDLPKWLRPGDQLVVNDTRVIAAQLRGRRIGRDAEPRIEATLIKRLDGSRWNALVKPARKLIAGDIVRFGNEGRVCFLGHLDAQVESKGEEGEVTFAFSFHGPTLDQAIADLGSPPLPPYIASKREPDDRDVADYQTMFAVHEGAVAAPTAGLHFTPAVEAVLRERGVGLHRLTLHVGAGTFLPVKTEDTVGHRMHSEWGTISAETADALNAARASGGRIVAVGTTSLRLLESATADDGRIAPFTGETAIFITPGYRFRAVDILMTNFHLPRSTLFMLVSAFSGLETMKQAYAHAIAAGYRFYSYGDACLLFPGTSDA from the coding sequence ATGCGCACCGATCTCTTCGATTTCGAATTGCCGTCCGAGAGCATCGCGCTGCGTCCGGCGAGCCCGCGCGATTCGGCGCGGATGCTCGTGGTGCAGCCGGGAGCGGGCTTGCACGATCAACGGGTGAGCGATCTGCCGAAATGGCTGCGGCCCGGCGACCAGCTCGTCGTCAACGATACCCGCGTCATTGCCGCGCAGTTGCGCGGCCGCCGCATTGGCCGCGACGCCGAGCCGAGGATCGAAGCGACGTTAATTAAACGCCTCGACGGCTCGCGGTGGAACGCGCTGGTCAAGCCGGCCAGGAAACTTATCGCAGGAGACATCGTCCGCTTCGGCAATGAGGGACGGGTGTGCTTCCTCGGGCATCTGGATGCGCAGGTCGAAAGCAAGGGCGAGGAGGGCGAGGTCACGTTCGCCTTTTCGTTTCATGGGCCGACGCTGGATCAGGCCATTGCCGATCTGGGCTCACCGCCGCTGCCGCCCTACATCGCCTCGAAGCGCGAGCCAGACGATCGCGATGTTGCGGACTATCAGACCATGTTTGCGGTCCATGAGGGCGCGGTCGCCGCGCCGACCGCGGGGTTGCACTTCACGCCGGCGGTGGAAGCGGTGCTGCGCGAACGCGGCGTGGGCCTTCATCGGTTGACCCTGCACGTCGGCGCCGGCACGTTTCTTCCGGTGAAAACTGAGGACACCGTCGGGCACCGCATGCATTCGGAGTGGGGCACGATTTCCGCCGAGACCGCCGATGCGCTGAACGCGGCGCGGGCGAGCGGCGGCCGGATCGTCGCGGTCGGAACGACATCGCTGCGGCTTTTGGAGAGCGCGACAGCGGACGACGGCCGGATAGCGCCGTTCACCGGCGAGACCGCGATCTTCATCACGCCGGGCTATCGCTTCCGCGCCGTCGATATCCTGATGACGAATTTTCATTTGCCGCGGTCGACGCTGTTCATGCTGGTCTCGGCCTTCAGCGGCCTTGAAACCATGAAACAGGCATACGCTCACGCCATCGCCGCAGGCTACCGGTTTTATTCCTATGGCGACGCCTGCCTGCTGTTTCCGGGCACGTCCGACGCATGA
- the tgt gene encoding tRNA guanosine(34) transglycosylase Tgt has translation MSLANHFELLGRDGEARTGLLTTPHGAVRTPAFMPVGTQGAMKGLHWREMRDAGTDIVLGNTYHLMLRPGAERIAELGGLQKFTTWDGPMLTDSGGFQVMSLAQLRKVKEQGVTFRSHIDGTAIELTPERAVEVQRLLGSDIAMQLDECVRLPAERSDIERAVQLSLRWAERSKRAFEGAPAANMLFGIVQGGDSPELRRTSARGLTEIGFHGYAIGGLAVGEPQAVMLAMIEETIPSMPADRPRYLMGVGTPDDLLEAVARGIDMFDCVMPTRNGRHGMAFTRFGQINLRNARHANDPRPLDEESSWPASRNYSRAYLHHLVRSGETLGAMLLSGINVAYYQNLMQAMRTAITERNFQLFRERTRGDWARGDIAAR, from the coding sequence ATGAGCCTCGCCAACCATTTCGAGCTTCTCGGCCGCGACGGCGAGGCTCGTACCGGCCTTCTCACCACGCCGCACGGCGCGGTGCGAACGCCGGCGTTCATGCCGGTCGGGACGCAAGGCGCGATGAAAGGCCTGCACTGGCGCGAGATGCGCGACGCCGGGACCGACATCGTGCTCGGCAACACCTATCACCTGATGCTGCGGCCGGGTGCCGAGCGGATCGCAGAACTCGGCGGCTTGCAAAAATTCACCACCTGGGATGGGCCCATGCTGACGGATTCCGGCGGTTTCCAGGTGATGTCGCTGGCGCAGTTGCGAAAGGTGAAAGAGCAGGGCGTCACCTTTCGATCTCATATCGACGGCACCGCGATCGAACTGACGCCGGAACGCGCCGTCGAAGTCCAGCGGCTGCTCGGCTCCGACATCGCGATGCAACTCGACGAATGCGTGCGTCTGCCGGCGGAGCGCAGCGACATCGAGCGCGCCGTGCAGCTCTCGTTGCGCTGGGCCGAGCGCAGCAAGCGCGCCTTCGAGGGGGCGCCTGCTGCCAATATGCTGTTCGGCATCGTTCAGGGGGGTGACAGCCCCGAATTGCGTCGCACGAGCGCGCGCGGACTGACCGAGATCGGTTTCCACGGCTACGCCATCGGCGGTCTCGCGGTCGGCGAACCGCAGGCCGTCATGCTCGCTATGATCGAGGAAACGATCCCGTCGATGCCGGCGGACCGGCCGCGGTATCTGATGGGCGTCGGCACGCCGGACGATCTGCTGGAAGCGGTCGCGCGCGGCATCGACATGTTCGATTGCGTCATGCCGACGCGGAACGGGCGCCACGGCATGGCCTTCACCCGCTTCGGCCAGATCAACCTGCGCAATGCGCGCCATGCCAACGATCCGCGTCCGCTCGACGAGGAGAGTTCCTGGCCGGCGTCGCGGAACTATTCGCGGGCCTATCTGCACCATCTGGTGCGATCGGGCGAAACGCTGGGCGCGATGCTGCTCTCCGGGATCAACGTCGCCTATTACCAGAACCTGATGCAGGCCATGCGCACGGCGATTACAGAACGAAACTTTCAGCTATTTCGCGAACGGACGCGTGGAGACTGGGCGCGCGGCGATATTGCCGCGCGATGA
- a CDS encoding peptidylprolyl isomerase, protein MIRILGLVAALMFAIPAVAQPLPGNLDKQNAIVIETTKGTIVIKLRTDIAPKHAERIKQLARDGFYNNVPFHRVMDGFMAQTGDGQNFNGTGGSKYSNLKAEFSNVPFKRGVVGMARAGSPDSANSQFFICFADASFLNGKYTVVGDVVSGMDVVDKLKKAPAGSASGTVTDPDKMLKVQVASDIK, encoded by the coding sequence ATGATTAGAATCCTTGGCCTCGTCGCCGCGCTGATGTTCGCGATCCCCGCTGTCGCCCAACCGCTGCCGGGCAACCTCGACAAGCAGAACGCGATCGTGATCGAGACCACGAAGGGCACCATCGTCATCAAGCTGCGGACCGACATCGCGCCCAAACATGCCGAGCGCATCAAGCAGCTCGCCCGCGACGGTTTCTACAACAACGTTCCGTTCCATCGCGTCATGGACGGCTTCATGGCGCAGACCGGCGACGGCCAGAATTTCAACGGCACCGGCGGATCGAAATATTCGAACCTCAAGGCTGAGTTCTCCAACGTGCCATTCAAGCGCGGCGTGGTCGGAATGGCGCGCGCGGGAAGCCCAGACTCGGCAAACTCGCAGTTTTTCATCTGCTTTGCCGACGCTTCCTTCCTCAATGGCAAATACACCGTGGTGGGTGACGTCGTCTCCGGCATGGATGTGGTGGACAAGCTGAAGAAGGCGCCCGCCGGCTCGGCGAGCGGCACCGTCACCGATCCGGACAAGATGCTGAAGGTTCAGGTTGCTTCCGACATCAAGTGA
- a CDS encoding glycosyltransferase produces MRAVVAVLLFVTAAHAALWGVLQERQQAPDFKGVLTSVSYAPFEGSAHPDVDNIPTADKIRSDMKALVPLTRAIRLYSSTGGVELVPPIANEFGLKVMVGAWIDKHVERNEREMLAAIDLAKHNSNVNGIVVGNETIYRGDQKVADLIKLIQRVKGSVNVPVTTGEIWNIWLEHPELASSVDFIAAHILPYWEGFSSKQAVDQALIIYQKLRDAFPGKRIVIAEFGWPSAGYNLRNADPGPFQQAVTLRNFVTKAQSIGMEYNIVEAIDQPWKFFEGGVGPYWGILDADREPKFSWTGPVVDQAYWKLAGIALLVGVLLSLPILRLVRPTVMQALLLSTAANGVGAWVATVFAYWTGHYFVFGSAFAMMLGMILLVPLILIAMARIAEIAAVAFGQRPQRLITREAAAEAAQATADNPLPKVSIHVPAYFEPPEMLKQTLDAVARLDYPNFECVVIINNTPDPAFWQPIQDHCRALGERFKFINAEKVEGFKAGALRIAMERTAADAEIIGVIDADYVVQPDWLRDLVPAFNDPRVGLVQAPQDHRDGDRTLMHYIMNGEYAGFFDIGMVQRNEANAIIVHGTMCLIRRAAMDMAGGWAGDTICEDTDLGLAMIEHGWVTHYTNTRYGYGLLPDTYEAFKKQRHRWAYGGFQIVKKHWRRFLPGASRLSQDQKREFTLGWLNWLGAESLGVVVAILNLIWVPIVAFADIAIPDKILTLPIIAAFLVSLIHFVALYRLRVPVKTAQMLGAMVAAMSVQWTVSRAVAQGLITEHLAFARTSKGGLSRMSIEFQAFWEAVIGVLLLVGAAVLIASNQYKEVHEIYIFAGVLVLESLPFLSAVAIAILETSRINEFSFWRNARIRSAELIGLRPAPMPTSASPPVGPEIRETT; encoded by the coding sequence ATGCGCGCTGTCGTCGCCGTTCTGCTGTTTGTGACCGCTGCACACGCTGCTCTCTGGGGAGTTCTTCAGGAAAGACAGCAGGCTCCCGACTTCAAGGGTGTTCTGACCAGCGTATCCTACGCACCGTTCGAAGGGTCGGCGCATCCGGACGTCGACAATATCCCCACCGCCGATAAAATCCGGTCCGACATGAAAGCGCTGGTACCCCTGACCCGCGCGATCCGTCTGTATTCGTCGACCGGTGGCGTCGAACTTGTGCCGCCGATCGCCAATGAGTTCGGCCTCAAGGTCATGGTCGGCGCGTGGATCGACAAGCATGTCGAGCGCAACGAGCGCGAGATGCTGGCTGCCATCGATCTCGCGAAACACAACAGCAACGTCAACGGCATCGTCGTCGGCAACGAGACGATCTACCGCGGCGATCAAAAGGTCGCCGATCTTATCAAGCTCATTCAGCGCGTGAAAGGTTCTGTGAATGTACCTGTGACCACAGGCGAAATCTGGAACATCTGGCTTGAGCACCCTGAGCTTGCGTCGTCGGTCGATTTCATCGCTGCGCACATCCTGCCCTATTGGGAGGGCTTTTCCAGCAAGCAGGCTGTCGATCAGGCCCTCATCATCTATCAAAAGCTGCGCGATGCCTTTCCCGGCAAACGGATCGTGATCGCCGAGTTCGGCTGGCCAAGCGCCGGATACAATCTCAGGAACGCCGATCCCGGCCCGTTCCAGCAGGCGGTCACGCTTCGCAATTTTGTCACCAAGGCCCAGTCGATCGGCATGGAATACAACATCGTCGAAGCCATCGACCAGCCCTGGAAGTTCTTCGAGGGCGGCGTCGGCCCCTACTGGGGCATTCTCGACGCGGATCGCGAGCCCAAATTTTCCTGGACCGGCCCTGTCGTCGATCAAGCGTACTGGAAACTCGCAGGTATCGCGCTTCTGGTCGGGGTCCTGCTGTCCTTGCCCATTCTGCGGCTCGTCCGTCCGACGGTGATGCAGGCCCTGCTGCTTTCGACAGCCGCCAACGGCGTCGGTGCCTGGGTCGCAACCGTCTTCGCCTACTGGACCGGCCATTACTTCGTTTTCGGTTCGGCGTTCGCAATGATGCTCGGCATGATCCTGCTGGTGCCGCTGATCCTGATCGCGATGGCGCGCATCGCGGAAATCGCGGCCGTGGCATTCGGACAGCGGCCGCAGCGGCTGATCACAAGGGAGGCAGCGGCAGAAGCGGCGCAAGCGACCGCCGACAATCCGTTGCCCAAAGTCTCGATTCACGTGCCGGCGTATTTCGAGCCGCCCGAGATGCTCAAGCAGACGCTCGATGCGGTCGCGCGCCTCGACTATCCGAATTTCGAATGCGTGGTGATCATCAACAACACCCCCGATCCGGCATTCTGGCAGCCGATCCAGGATCACTGCCGTGCGCTTGGCGAGCGTTTCAAGTTCATCAACGCCGAGAAGGTTGAGGGCTTCAAGGCCGGCGCACTGCGGATCGCCATGGAGCGCACGGCCGCCGACGCCGAGATTATCGGCGTCATCGATGCCGATTATGTGGTGCAGCCGGACTGGCTCAGGGATCTGGTGCCGGCCTTCAACGATCCGCGCGTCGGTCTCGTTCAGGCGCCGCAGGATCACCGCGACGGCGACCGCACGCTGATGCACTACATCATGAACGGAGAGTATGCCGGCTTCTTCGACATCGGCATGGTCCAGCGCAATGAAGCCAACGCCATCATCGTCCATGGCACCATGTGCCTGATCCGCCGCGCCGCGATGGATATGGCAGGAGGCTGGGCCGGCGACACCATTTGCGAGGATACCGACCTCGGCCTCGCGATGATCGAGCATGGCTGGGTCACGCACTACACCAACACCCGCTATGGCTACGGCCTGCTGCCCGACACCTACGAGGCGTTCAAGAAACAGCGCCATCGCTGGGCTTACGGCGGCTTCCAGATCGTCAAGAAGCATTGGCGCCGCTTTCTGCCGGGCGCGAGCCGGCTGTCGCAGGACCAGAAGCGCGAATTCACCCTGGGCTGGCTCAACTGGCTCGGCGCCGAAAGTCTCGGCGTCGTGGTTGCCATCCTCAACCTGATCTGGGTGCCGATCGTGGCCTTCGCCGACATCGCCATCCCCGACAAGATCCTGACCTTGCCCATCATCGCCGCGTTTCTGGTGTCGCTGATCCATTTCGTGGCGCTGTACCGCCTGCGCGTGCCGGTCAAAACCGCACAGATGCTGGGCGCCATGGTGGCCGCCATGTCGGTGCAGTGGACCGTGTCCCGGGCGGTCGCGCAGGGACTCATCACCGAGCATCTTGCCTTCGCGCGCACCTCGAAGGGCGGCCTGTCGCGGATGTCGATCGAGTTTCAGGCGTTCTGGGAGGCGGTGATCGGCGTTCTCCTGCTGGTCGGAGCCGCCGTGCTGATCGCGTCCAATCAGTACAAGGAAGTCCACGAGATCTACATCTTCGCGGGCGTGCTGGTGCTGGAGAGCCTGCCGTTCCTGTCGGCCGTCGCCATCGCCATCCTCGAGACCTCGCGCATCAACGAGTTTTCGTTCTGGCGCAACGCCCGCATCCGCAGCGCCGAACTGATCGGTCTGCGGCCGGCGCCGATGCCAACCAGCGCGTCGCCGCCCGTCGGCCCCGAGATTCGCGAAACAACCTGA